The Desulfobulbus propionicus DSM 2032 DNA segment CATGTTCAACGAGTTCTATGCGCGCTACGCCCGTGAGGACAAGCTGATCGACATGTCGATGCTCGGCCTCTTCTTCCGCAAATACTGCAAGAAGGACAAGACCTTCCTGCCCATGGGCTTTCTCGATTCCCTGTTGCGGATGTACAACTACGCCGTGTTGCAGTCGGTCAAGGAATCGCTCTACGACTACAACGAGGAGCAGATCGCCCGCGACATCCAGAACTATCTGTTCGCGGTCAACTTTGAACCCGGGACCAGCGAAACCTGCCGCTTCACCGGCGAGCGGCTGGACATCAACGAAGCCTTCTTTCAACGCATCGAGTCCCGGTTGATGGTCTCGTCCGCCGACGCCACGGCCTTCCGCAACAGCGTGCAAAAGGCGTACACCACCACCACCCTCACCCAGGAAATCCTGCGCGACAACCTGGACATCAGCCAAACCGCGCTGTACCTCCACCTCCACGAACGCTATATCCACCATCTCAAGGAAAAGGTGCTCGACCCCTTTCTGGAGAACGAGAATTTCCGCCGCGCGGTCAAGGAGTTCGATCAGGAGTCCTTCAAGACCTATGATCACAAGATCCAGAGCGATGTCCGTTTCATGATGCACAACCTGCAGAAAAAATTCGGCTATACCCGTCAGGGCGCCAAGGAAATCTGCATCTACGTCATCGACAACAACTTGGCCCGGGTCTTTTCCGAGCAGATCAACTACGGGCAGCTCATCCCCTGAGAACGGTCGATTTGCTGGCTGTTAGCCGTCGGCAAGCATCCCCTTGCGTTGCAGAAAGGCAAAGTATTCCTCCGGCGAAGGCAGACGCCCCGCAAGCGCGCTGATCGCGGTCAGCTCGGTGGAACCGAGATAGACCCGAGCGCCGTCGCCGAGACGGTTGTCGAAGTTGCGGGTCGAGGTGGACATCACCGTCGCCCCCGGTCGTACCCGGGCCTGATTGCCCATGCACAGGCTGCAGCCGGGGATCTCCACCCGGCCGCCGACCTGGGCAAAGACGCTCAATCCCCCTTCCCGCTGGATGATGTCCCGGTCCATGCGGGTGGAGGGGGCGATCCATAGCCGGCTGGCCGCATAGGGTTCGTCCCGCAGCAACCGTGCCGCGGCCTGCAGGTGCGACAAATGGGTCATGCAAGAGCCGATGAAGGCCTCGTCAATGGCTGCCCCAGCCACCTCGCGCAATGGGCGCACATCGTCCGGGTCGTTGGGGCAGGCCAGCAGGGGTTCGGTGATCGCGCTTAGATCGATGTCGAGCACCGCCTTGTACTCCGCCCCTTTGTCCGCGCTGAGCAGGCGGGGGGAGGCCAGCCAGTCCTCAAGTGCAGCAATGCGCCGTTCCAACGCGGAACGATCCGCATAGCCATCGGCGATCAGGTCCCGGAGCAGAGCGCTATTCTGGCGCACATTTTCGATCACTGCGGCCAGCGACAGCTTGACCGTGCAGGCGGCGGCGCTGCGCTCAGCCGAGGCATCGCTCAATTCAAAGGCCTGCTCGACACTGAGGTCGTCCACGCCCTCGATTTCGAGGATGGTACCGGCAAAGATGTTCTTCTTGCCCTTCTTGGCCACGGTCAGCAACCCTTGTTGGATGGCGGCATGGGGAATGGCGTTGACCATGTCGCGCACCGTGATTCCCGGCCGGCGGCGGCCATGGAAACGGACCAGCACCGACGGCGGCATCTCCAGGGGCATGAAACCCAGCGCTCCGGCAAAGGCCACCAGACCGGAACCGGCCGGGAAGGAGATGCCCAGCGGAAAACGGGTATGGGAATCACCGCCCGTGCCCACGGTGTCGGGAACGAGCATCCGGTTGAGCCAGGAATGGATGACTCCGTCGCCGGGCTTGAGGGCCACGCCGCCGCAGACCACCGTGGTTTCGGTCATGCTCTGCCAGCGGCCGAGATCCGAGGCCTTGGGGTAGGCGGCGGTATGGCAGAACGATTGCATGAACAGATCGGCCTTGAAGCGCAGGCAGGCCAGTTCGGCGAGTTCCTGCATGGTCATGGGACCGGTGGTGTCCTGGGAGCCGACCGTGGTCATCCGCGGCTCGCAGACCGTGCCCGGCACAACACCGACAACGCCGCAGGCCAGGCCAACCATTTTCTGCGCCAGGGTATAGGCGTGGTCAGCGTTGGGTACAGGATTGGTGACCTCGTGGAACAGGGAGGGGAATGGGCGTCCCAAGGCCTCGCAGGCCCGACGGGTGAGATTGCGGCCAATGATCAGGTTGAGCCGGCCACCGGCGCGGTATTCGTCGAGCAGGGTCAGCGGCGCGGGTTTGAGAGGAATGGCTTGTCCGTTTTCCTGTTCCAGGGTCCACTGGTGCAGGTTGAGCACCACTTGGTCGCCGGTATGCAGGCCGGCCACCTCGCATTCGATCGCCAGTACCCCGGCATCGCGGGCGGTGGCGTAAAAGATGGGGGCGATGATCCCGCCCAGCACCAGGCCGCCGCGCCGTTTGTTGGGAATATGGGGAATATCCTCGCCCAGATGCCAGCTCACCGAATTGATGGCCGATTTGCGCGAAGAGCCGGTACCGACCACGTCGCCGGCAAAGGCCACGGTCCGCCCTTGGGCGCGAAGGTCGGCGATGGTGCGGATACCGTCCGGAAAGCGGGTCACCCCGAAAAAGGTGGCGTGCAAGGGGATATCGGCTCGGGTCTGGGCCTGATTGCCGGGGGAGAAATCGTCGGTGTTGATCTCACCCTCGACCTTGTACACGGTGCAGGCTATCTTCTCCGGCAATGCGGGACTGCGGGTGAACCACTCGGCCGCGGCCCAGGATTCGAGCACGCCGCGCGCCGCAGGATGCGTCGTGGCCAACTCGGCCACCTCGTCAAAGGCTTCGTAAATCTTGGTCAGCCCTTTAAGGGCCTCGGCGGCAGCTTCGGCCAGCGGGGCGATGCGCAGCAGACGCAGCAGGGCGCTGACATTGTAGCCGCCGCCCATCTGGGCGAGCATGGCGATGGCCGCCTGGGGAGGCAACTGGTCGACCGCAATCGCCCCTTTGGCCACCAGCTCAAGCCAGTCTGCCTTGACGCCGGCTGCCTTGCTCACCCCGGGTTCGACCCGATCAGCCAGCAGTTGGAGCAGGGCTGCCTGCTCCCCGTGACCGGCCGCCAGCAGTTCGGTGAGTTCCCGGGTTTGCAGGGCTGTCAGGGGCAGGGGAGGGACGCCGAGGAGGGCGCGTTCGGCCGCTTTGCTTCTGTACTGTTCCAGCATGGGGATCCTCCGTGTGGTGACGTGGTGGCCAACGAGAAACCGCCGACTTTTCCGTGATTGAAAAGCCGACGGTGCAGCTCAAGCGGGATTACCAGGATTTGGTCAGGGTAGCGACGAACCGTGCATCTTCCGGACCATTGTCAACGCCGTATTCCTGCAGGTAGCGCAGGTTCACCTGGCAGAGCATCGGCAGGTAGAACACATTGACCTCGGCGCCGAGGGCATGGGCCTTTTTATGCTGATCGGCCGCCGCACCCGCTTCGTCGCTGTCGTCGGAGAACTGCCAGTAGGAGGCGCCGGTCAGGCCGGGGCGGATCATCAGACTGCTGTTGACCTGGAACTCCTTGCCGATGCCGTACTCGGCAACAAATTCCGAACCAGGGGTAATGTCGGTGTCTTCCTGCTCGCCGTTGATCAGGGTCCGGGTGAGGACGCTGGCCGACCAGGTTTTCTGGTCGTCAAGATAGAGGGTGCCGCCCACGGTCATCATCCCGGACCAATAGCCCAATCCGGGCGAGGCGGGTTCGTCGCCTTCAAAGTGGCCGGTGGGGACAATCACCGCCAGGGCAAAGGAGGCATCCCATCGCGGTTGCCGCCAAGCCAGGGCAAAAGGCTCCAAGGTGATGTCGCCGAGGGTGAAGGAGTGGCTGTCCGAGAACGAACCAGAGGTAAACTCTTGGTCGACCAAGGGGATGATAACGTCGTAGAAATAATCCGCGCCTAAAATCTTGACATCGGTCACGTGGATGATGCGCTGCACCGAGGCAAACACATCGAGCTCGAAGTTCCCGGGCACGGTGTTGCCGCTGTTGTCCTTCAGCTCATCCGGAGTGTACCAGAGGTTGTACATGCGGTAGTGCCAGCCCGGTGGGGGCGGTGTTGCCCCCAGCACCCCCTCGACGCCATAGGTGTAATGCGACCCAGAGGTCCACGCCCACCCAGACGCGCACAGGGGTAACGTCAGCGCAAGGCAACCGGCAAGCGTCCCAACCCATTGTTTGTTGCTCAACATCTTTTCTCCCTCTTGTTGCTGTTATCGGATGCGGACAACAACGATCCGTGATCAATGTCCGCTGTTGCTCAGGGGTTTGCGTTTATTCCGCAAGGCGCGCGAACCGCTCCCAGAAATCGGGAAAGGATTTGACCACGCACTGGGGGTTGCCGATGTACACGCCGGGGATGCGCAGACCGGCGACGGCAAAGCTCATGGCCATGCGATGATCGTTGTAGGTGGCGATGGAGGCGCCATGGAGTGTGCGGCCGCCCTGTTTGCCATGGATGATCATCCGCGCCGGCTCTTCCTCCACCTCGGCGCCCAGTTTACGCAGTTCGTTGACCACCGCCGACAGGCGGTCGCACTCCTTGATGCGCAGGTGGGCAATGTTGTTGATGATGGTCGTGCCCTCGGCAAAAGCCGCCACCACCGCCAGGGTCGGCGCCACGTCGGGCATGTCGCCCATGTCCACTTCGATACCTTCCAGCCTATCTGGACCGATCAGGGTGATACCTGCCTCGGTCTGCTCGATGCGGCACCCCATGCGGGCGAGATAGGGCAGCAGTTTGGCGTCGCCCTGGAGCGAGGGCACCGGAACATTGGCCACCGTGACCCGTCCGCCGGTCACGGCGGCTGCGGCCCAGAAATAGGACGCCCCGGAAGCGTCGCCCTCGATGGCGTAGGTTCGTCCCTGATAGCTCCCCCGGGGAATGCGGAAGAAATTGAGCGTTGGCGCGGCCTCGACCCGAACGCCGAAATCGGCCATTACCGCCAGCGTCATCTCCACATAGGGTTTGGAGAGAATTTCGCCCAAGACTTCCAATTCAGCCGGTGCGTTGGCATAGGGAGCCACCAGCAGCAGGGAGGAGAGGTATTGGCTCGATTTGCCCTCTGGCAGTACCGTGCGCCCGCCGGCAAGCCCCTTGGCCATGATGGTCAGAGGCGGGCAGCCGGTGCCGGCGTCGCTATCGATGCTGACCTGCCAGCCGCGCAGGGCCTCCATTAACGGCAGGATCGGACGCTCGGCCATCCGTTCGCTGCCGGTGATATGGAAACGGCCCTGACCCAGGGCGGCCACCGAGGTGAGAAAGCGGGTGGCGGTGCCATTATTGCCGAGAAAGATGTCTCCTTCGGGGGCGAGGACTCGACCACCGCTGCCCTCGACCTGCCAGCGGTTGGGGTCGCGGTCATCGCAGGCGATGCCCATGGCCCGCAGGGCGTTCATGGTGAAATGGGTGTCTTCGCTCGCCAGGGGGCCAAGGAGTTGCGAGGAGCCTTCGGCCAAGGCGGCGGCAATCAAGGCCCGTTGGGTCAGGCTTTTGGAACCGGGAACCGTGACAACGGCATCGATGGTGGCGACGGGTTGGATGGTGATCATGGGAGTGTTGCTGGCATAGGATTAGGATTGTCTTGACCGCAGTTCTTCCAGCAGGGCTTGGCGCATGACCGCGTGGGGCGCCTCACGGCCGGTCCAGAGGATAAACTGGGCTGCTCCCTGGTACTGGAGCATCTTGAGACCGTCGATGGTCCGGCATCCGCGCTGTTTCGCCTCGACGAGCAAACGGGTGGAGAGTGGCGCATAGACGATATCCATCACCACTGGAAAGCGGGCCAACAGGGCCGGGTCGATCGGCACGGCCTCCTTTTTGGGCGCCATGCCCACCGAGGTAGTGTTGATCAGGGCATCGGCCTGGGCGGTCGGCAATTCGTGGGCGCTGAGAAAGGGACAGTTGAGCTGCCGGGCCAGATCCCGACCTTTGGATTCGGTGCGGTTGGTCACCAGGACCCTGGCTCCGGCCTCGATCAGGCCAAAACCCACTGCGCGGGCCGCCCCGCCGGCACCGATGATCAGCACGGTACTGGTGGCTAGGTCCAGCGCCTCGGCCAAGGCCTGATTCGAGCCTAGCCAATCGGTGTTGTAGCCGAGACAGCGGTTCTGGCCGTCTTGGTCCCGACGAAACAACAGGGTGTTGACCGCGCCGATTTTGCGGGCCACCGGATCGACCTCGTCGATGTAGTCCATAACCGCCACCTTGAACGGCACGGTGACCGAGACACCAACAAAACCGAGGCTTTTCAGGCCCCGGAAGCCGTCGCCCAGATCCGCCGGCCGCATGGGAATGTAGACACCATTGAGGCCCAGATGGGCAAAGGCGGCGTTGTGCATCGCCGGACTGAGGGAATGTTCCACCGGATTGCCGATGATGCCGAAAAGTTGCGTCTGACCGTTGATCATGGGCGGTGGTCGAGCAAAGAAAGGAGGCGGTGAAGGTTGTCGACCGTGAGTTGTCCGGGGGCTGTGGCCTGCGCTTCCGACAGGGCCGCGTAGGTCATGAAGCCACCAAGAAAGAGGGTGGCGAAGCGGCTAATGGTGCCAGCACGGCCCATGGCAAAGGCGCACAGGGGAAAATCGTGGGCCAGAGCGTCTTGTTGCAGGGCCAGTACCCGCAACACCTCGGCCGCTGACACGGCGGTGGTGACAATCTTGCCGATATCGGCACCGCTGGCCATCATCTGTTGCAGAGTTGCGTGGAGCTGCGCAGCGTCCGGCGTGCCGTCGAAATCATGGCTGGACACGATCACCTTGGCCTGATGGCGGTGTGCCTCTTGGATGATCTGGGCCTGCAACTCGGATGCGGTCGCCAGTTCCACATCGACATAGCGGGCGCCCCAGCGCAGTGCTGCGCACAGCAGATTCACGCGCTCTTCTTCGGAACCGGTCCATTGCCCCCCTTCCCAAGCCGGCCGGTTGGTCGCCAGCACCGGTTTGTCCAGCGCAGCGATACACTGCCCGCATTGTGGATCGCGCATGCCATCCAAGCGGATCTCAACCACATCGACGAGCGGCAGGACCGGCGTGACAGCTGACAGGATATGATGCTTGTCCTCGCTGGCGACCGAAACACAGATCAATCCCTGAGCAGTCATGGTCATTTACTCAAGCGCAAGCCGCCAATGATGGAGCGCACCGAGGTTTCGCCTTGATCGCGCAGATAGGTTTCAATGCCGGCAAGGATCTGGGACACGGCGGCAGGGTTGTAAAAGTTGGCGGTGCCCACCTGCACGGCCGAGGCGCCGGCGAGGAGAAACTCGATCGCATCTTCGGGGGTGCCGATGCCGCCAATGCCGATCACCGGAATGGAGACCGACGAGGTCACCTGCCAGACCATGCGCAGGGCCACCGGTTTGACTGCCGGTCCGGAAAGGCCGCCAATGACGTTGGCCAGCTTCGGTCTGCGGGTGCGCGCATCGATGGCCATACCGATCAAGGTGTTGATCAGGGACAGGGCATCGGCACCACCGTCCGCCACTGCTCGGGCCATGGCCACGATGTCGGTGACGTTGGGCGAGAGTTTGACGATCACCGGCAGCGTGGTCACCCGTTTGACTGCCGCGGTCACCGCCGCGGCCATTTCTGGAACCGTGCCGAAGGCCACGCCACCTTTCTTCACATTGGGGCAGGAGATATTGACCTCGAGAGCATCAATGCCAGCAACATCGGAGAGTGCTGCGGCCAGGGCAGCGTATTCCTCGATGGAATCGCCAAGGATGTTGACAACCACCCGGCAACCGCAGGTGCGGAGGAACGGCATTTTGTCGCTGATGAACCGCTCGACGCCGACATTCTCCAGGCCAATGGCATTGAGCATGCCGCACGGAGTCTCGACAATACGCGGCGGTGGATTGCCTGGGCGAGGATGCAAGGAGATGCCTTTGACCACTACCGCTCCGAGGCTGGCCAGCGGAACAAGATGGGCAAACTCCGCCGCATAACCGAAGGTGCCCGAGGCGGTCATCACCGGATTGGCAAGGGCGAGTGGGCCGAGTTGGACCCGCAGATCGGGCACGGGAACAGAGGTTACCGTATCCATGCCACCTCCTGTGCATCGAGAACCGGACCTTGTTTACACACATGCAGATATTGCCCCTCGGTGCCATGCACCGTGCAGCCAAGACACGCGCCCAGACCACAGGCCATGTGTGCCTCCAGCGAAACTTCACAGGCGACACCGGCCGAGTGGCAAAGCGCGGCCACCGTGGCCATCATCGGGTGGGGGCCGCAGGTGTAGACCTTGCTGAAGCGACTGAGCTCAGGTGCTAGAAGTTCGGTGATGAAGCCATGATGTCCAAGGGAGCCATCGTCGGTAGCTGTATGCACCTGACACCCCAAGGCGCTGAATTCCATCGCCAGAGGAGCGAGCTCGTCTCCGGAACGGGAACCAAGGAAGACCGTGCAATCAGCGCCAGCTCCGCCGGCCTGCTGCAGGGCGTGGACAAGAAATCGCAGCGGCGCGATGCCGATGCCGCCACCAACAAGACTAACAGGCCGTCCGGGTTGGAGACGAAAACCGTGTCCCAAAGGGCCAATCAGGGAAAGTGATTGCCCTGTTCGGCATTCGGACAACAACTGGGTACCACGTCCAATGACCTTGAACAACAGCTGTAAGGTCCCATCCTGGGTGCAGTGATGAATGGAAAAGGGTCGGCGCAACAACGGATCAAGGGTTAAACCGCAGGCGACCATCACGAATTGGCCCGGTTGGGCATGGGCAGCGATCATGGGACATCGCAGGGTGAGACGGTAAAAATCTTTGGAGAGCTGCTCGATACGCTCTATGCTGCAATTTTCCTGGTACTGTGGCATGGAAAGCGATACAACGAAGATACAAATTAAATATTATCCTTAATCAACAGGTGGTTATCAACAATGGAAGCATCGCTGACCGTATTTGCCGCCCTGATCGGTGCCGTGGTGGGCTCCTTTCTCAACGTGGTCATTCTTCGCTTGCCCGAGGAAGGCGCGTCTATCGTGTTTCCTGGATCCCATTGCCCCTACTGCCAACAGCCGCTGACATGGTGGGAGAACATTCCCCTTGTCAGTTTTCTGTTGCTGGGGGGCAAATGCAAAACGTGCAAAGTGCCTATTTCGTGGCAGTATCCCTTGGTGGAAGCAGCGATGGCAGCTTTGACCGCCCTGTTGTTTTGGCGTTTTGGCCTCAGCGCTGAATTGTTGGTCTATTTTGTCTTTAGCGCTGCCCTGCTGGTTATCATATTTATTGACATCCATCATCAAATAATTCCCGATCGGATCAGTCTGCCGGGAATCGTGATTGGATTTGCCGGGTCGTTGGTTATCGACCAGATAACCTGGCAGCAATCGGCCCTTGGTATTCTGTTTGGCGGCGGAATCCTCTATGCCGTGGCGTGGGGGTATATGGCGTTGACCAAACGGGAAGGCATGGGCGGTGGCGACATTAAGTTGCTCGCCATGATCGGGGCCTTTCTGGGTTGGCAGAGTTTGTTGTATGTGATTTTTTCCAGCTCCGTGGCGGGATGTGTCGTCGGTGGAATCGCCATGGTCAAACAAGGCAGGGGAGGACAGACTCGTATTCCATTTGGACCTTTTCTGGCGATCGCTGCCCTGTCCTATCTCTTCTTTCAGGAACAGATCGTCGGGATTTGGCGCTGGTATCTGCACAGCGCCTTCTAACGGCTGGTTGGTGCGGGTAAAAAAAAACCCCCGAACGAATCGGGGGTTTTCTTGTTTCTCTTTGGCAGAGATCAGGCTTCAATCTCGTGTTCTACGCCGATGGCAATCTTGTAGAGGATGGTCAGGATAAAGAAGCCGGTGGCCCAGACTCCGATAGTAATGAACAGCTCGTTGAGCGTCGGGTAATACTCGACAATCTCTTCGGTCGGTGTGGGAACAAATCCTCCAAGGACAAAGCCGATGCCCTTGTCCAGCCAGAAGGCGATGAAAATGGAGGCACAACCGACCCCGAGCCAAAGGTCACTCTGCCTGCGAGTGTAGGGAATGGTGATGAGGGCGATGCCAACCAGGAAGAGGACCACAAAGCCCCACATGAACGGAACCAGGTTATTGTAGACATGACCATGATGTTCCAATCCGAAGAACAGATACTGCAGGGTGTGTTTGTGACCCGGAATGTCTGAGTAGAAGCCGACGAAAAACTCCAGGCCGACAAAGAACATGTTGGCAATGGCCGCATAGGTGATAATGGTCACCATTTTGTCGATGGCTTGTTTTCCCGCATCGAAATTTGCGACTCGTTTCAGGATCAGGGCCATGACCACGATCAGCGCTGGACCTGCGGCAAAGGCTGAGGCGAGGAATCGAGGAGCAACGATCGCTGACAGCCAGAAATGCCGTCCGGGTAAACCGCAGTAGAGCATGGCGGTGACAGTGTGGATCGAGAAGGCAAAGGGAATCGACAGATAGACAAAGAAATAGATCCATTTTGGCGGATGCATCTGCTTGCGCTCGGCGGTCAGGATCACCCATCCGCATAGGGCGTTGAGCAACAGGTAGCCCCAGAGCACGCACATATCCCAGAACAGCATGGAATGCGGGGTGGCGTAGAACAGGACGTTCAAACCACGCAACGGCTGACCAAGGTCGGCCATAATGAACATCATGCACATCAAAAGCGAGGCGATGGCGAGAAACTCACCGAGGATGGTGATCCGACCGAATGCCTTGAAGTTATGAATATAATAGGGAAGCACCAACATCACGCCTCCCGCCGCCACACCGACCAGAAAAGTAAACTGGGAAATGTAGATTCCCCAGGAGACGTCGCGGGTCATGCCTGTCAGGCCAAGTCCGTAAAAATACTGACGGAGATAGCAGAAAGCCGCCACCGCGATAAAAAAGCCGAGGAAGGCCAGCCACATCCAGTAGTAATTGTTTCCTTTTAATGCTTTTTCAAACATGGGGGCCTCTCACACGATATAAAAGACTGAGGGTAAGGTTCCGAGAGAAGGATTCCGCTGAATGGTATGCTGCTCTTTGAGAATCTTTCGGATCTCGGAGTTGGGATCATTGAGATTGCCAAAAACCAAAGCCTTGCTGTCGCCAACGGCCTCGACACAGGCCGGCAGCTTGCCGATCTGGACGCGTTCGACGCAAAAATTGCATTTTTCGACAACGCCGCGGGTACGGGCCGGGTAATCTCGGTTGATATCGGTGATAAAGGAGCGCGGATCACGCCAGTTAAAACTTCTGCTGCCATAGGGGCAGGCTGCCATGCAGAACCGGCAGCCGATGCAGCGGTGGTAATCCATGCCGATAATGCCGTCCTCGGAACGGAAGGTCGCCTTGGTGGGGCAGGCTCGTACACAGGGCGGGTTGTCGCAGTGATTGCACAGGATCGGCAGTTGGTGCTTTTCGCTGGCTTCATCCAGGTAGAGATTTGGCTTCTCTGGGAAAGCATTTTCGAAGTTGGTCATCCAGATCCATTTAATTTCGTCCCGCTTGTCAGGGAATTGCGGCACGTTGTGAATCTTATGACAGGCATGGACCGCCTTTGCGCCCAAACCGGGATCTTCCTGAAATTTTTTGATGTCGATGACCATGCCGTAGCGGATCCCGCCTTGTGCGGCACCGCCGTGCCCAGCGGCTGCTCCAGCCTGTTCCGCACCGTGGCCAGCACTAGTAGCATGGGCCAAACCCGCGCCAGACACCAAACGATCAACCACCGCAGTTCCGCCAAGGCCCGCCAGTGTGGAAATACCGGCTACCTTGAGGAAATTTCTTCTATTTGTATCCATCTGTCTCTTCCTCCTTAGCCGTTCACTCAACAGGAGCCAAATGGCAATCCCAACAATAGGGCGTAACCGATGCGTAGGTGTGACAGGTGTCACAGAACTGCTTCTTGCTCGTATGGCATTTCATGCAGGTCAGCATCAGGCTCTTCTGGTATTGCTTGCCTTCCAGCTCAAAGGTTTCCCGCTTCCCGTCGCGCAGCACATCGTCACGCCATACGTTGAGCAGTTTCATATGCTCGGCGCGAATCTCGGCGGCCGGCAGAACACAGGTTTTGGCATCCTTGGGCAACACGGGTTTCGGTACCGACCCAGCGGTGCCGCGATTGTACCAAATGGGTATGGTGATGATCAGGACGAAAATGATCAGTCCCGGAATTATTTTACCGCTATCGTACATAGCTTTTCCTCCCTTCCTGCCGATCTATTAAACCAAGGTCCTGAGCCCTTCGGTCAGGTCTTGTCGTTGTTCACCCTCAATCACCAGCGCATTGCCGACGAGTTCACTGAGACCGGCCACCTGTACCTCGGGCACCCAGTAGTTCATGAGGGTCGTCAGGGTTGCTCTGTCGATCGCGCATACACAGCCGAGCGTGTTGACGCCGTGCTTATCGTGGACATACCTGACCGCATTGGCGCGCGGCAGTCCCGAGCGCATGCGGAGTTCCATGATCTCGTCGGTGTTGAGCGCTGTTCCCGATCCACAGCAGAAGGTTTTCTCACGGATGGTATTCTCGGGCATCTCCACCCAATTTTCGACCACGTTATCCAGGATATACCTTGGTTCGTCCAACAGACCCATGGCC contains these protein-coding regions:
- the dsrP gene encoding sulfate reduction electron transfer complex DsrMKJOP subunit DsrP; protein product: MFEKALKGNNYYWMWLAFLGFFIAVAAFCYLRQYFYGLGLTGMTRDVSWGIYISQFTFLVGVAAGGVMLVLPYYIHNFKAFGRITILGEFLAIASLLMCMMFIMADLGQPLRGLNVLFYATPHSMLFWDMCVLWGYLLLNALCGWVILTAERKQMHPPKWIYFFVYLSIPFAFSIHTVTAMLYCGLPGRHFWLSAIVAPRFLASAFAAGPALIVVMALILKRVANFDAGKQAIDKMVTIITYAAIANMFFVGLEFFVGFYSDIPGHKHTLQYLFFGLEHHGHVYNNLVPFMWGFVVLFLVGIALITIPYTRRQSDLWLGVGCASIFIAFWLDKGIGFVLGGFVPTPTEEIVEYYPTLNELFITIGVWATGFFILTILYKIAIGVEHEIEA
- the dsrO gene encoding sulfate reduction electron transfer complex DsrMKJOP subunit DsrO, whose product is MDTNRRNFLKVAGISTLAGLGGTAVVDRLVSGAGLAHATSAGHGAEQAGAAAGHGGAAQGGIRYGMVIDIKKFQEDPGLGAKAVHACHKIHNVPQFPDKRDEIKWIWMTNFENAFPEKPNLYLDEASEKHQLPILCNHCDNPPCVRACPTKATFRSEDGIIGMDYHRCIGCRFCMAACPYGSRSFNWRDPRSFITDINRDYPARTRGVVEKCNFCVERVQIGKLPACVEAVGDSKALVFGNLNDPNSEIRKILKEQHTIQRNPSLGTLPSVFYIV
- the dsrJ gene encoding sulfate reduction electron transfer complex DsrMKJOP subunit DsrJ, translating into MYDSGKIIPGLIIFVLIITIPIWYNRGTAGSVPKPVLPKDAKTCVLPAAEIRAEHMKLLNVWRDDVLRDGKRETFELEGKQYQKSLMLTCMKCHTSKKQFCDTCHTYASVTPYCWDCHLAPVE